Proteins found in one Campylobacter concisus genomic segment:
- a CDS encoding potassium/proton antiporter, protein MENLLLFFAVLLITSILLSKISDKFGIPSLIIFLGVGMLAGSDGLLGVNFDDQVIAQNVGMLALIFILYAGGLDTDFAAIKPIFARGLALATLGVFLTALAIAPVAKYLLDFTWAEAFLLGSIISSTDAAAVFAILRAKKISLKNSIAPLLELESGSNDPMAIFLTMTIIQMISLNSTPSASEWAITLVKQFGIGIAMGYLFGVALPAIFNRLRLKNWGLYPVFSIAWILLLYTLCFKVGGNGYLAVYIAGIFINKKEFSHKKNLVGFHDGIAWTMQIVVFLTLGLLVNPSELPATALMALVLALWLMFFARPLGVFASLAFSKFKINEQIFISWVGLRGVVPVVLATYVYVDGVRDADMIFNIIFFMVLISILIQGMSLGFAADKFKVKESEQEDVKVVENSPILSYTLRQHTIHYGSKLIGKDLAQLELPTEFLIILIKRKNEYQKPTGSTIFEENDLLLIQCENQVLYQDTIKYLTY, encoded by the coding sequence TTGGAGAATTTACTACTATTTTTTGCAGTTTTGCTTATAACTAGCATTCTTTTAAGTAAGATCTCTGATAAATTCGGAATTCCATCTTTAATAATATTTTTAGGTGTTGGTATGCTGGCTGGCTCAGACGGCTTGCTGGGTGTAAATTTTGATGATCAAGTGATTGCTCAAAATGTCGGTATGCTAGCACTTATTTTTATACTTTACGCTGGTGGGCTAGATACTGATTTTGCAGCGATTAAACCTATTTTTGCTAGAGGTTTAGCACTTGCTACACTTGGTGTTTTCTTAACCGCGCTAGCTATTGCTCCTGTTGCAAAATATCTGCTTGATTTTACCTGGGCGGAGGCCTTTTTGCTAGGCTCCATCATCTCTTCAACAGATGCAGCAGCTGTTTTTGCCATACTAAGAGCCAAGAAAATTTCACTTAAAAATAGCATTGCTCCATTACTTGAACTTGAATCTGGCTCAAACGATCCAATGGCGATATTTCTAACTATGACGATCATTCAAATGATCTCACTAAATAGCACTCCAAGTGCGTCAGAGTGGGCGATTACACTGGTTAAGCAGTTTGGTATAGGTATCGCTATGGGCTATTTATTTGGCGTTGCTTTGCCAGCTATCTTTAATAGACTTCGCCTAAAAAACTGGGGCCTTTATCCAGTTTTTTCTATCGCTTGGATATTGCTTTTATACACACTTTGCTTTAAAGTTGGCGGTAATGGCTATTTGGCTGTCTATATAGCTGGAATTTTTATAAATAAAAAAGAGTTTTCTCATAAGAAAAATTTAGTCGGTTTTCATGACGGTATCGCTTGGACGATGCAAATAGTTGTCTTTTTGACGCTTGGTCTTTTGGTAAATCCCTCCGAGCTTCCAGCAACGGCACTAATGGCGCTTGTTTTGGCCTTGTGGCTTATGTTTTTTGCAAGACCACTTGGTGTTTTTGCATCGCTTGCATTTTCAAAATTTAAGATAAATGAGCAAATTTTTATCTCTTGGGTTGGGCTAAGAGGTGTTGTGCCGGTCGTGCTAGCTACTTATGTTTATGTCGATGGCGTGCGTGATGCAGATATGATTTTTAACATTATATTTTTTATGGTTTTGATTTCGATTTTGATACAGGGTATGTCACTTGGCTTTGCGGCTGATAAATTTAAGGTCAAAGAGAGCGAGCAAGAGGATGTTAAGGTAGTGGAAAACTCTCCGATCTTAAGCTACACGCTTCGCCAGCATACCATCCACTATGGTTCAAAACTAATTGGCAAAGATTTGGCTCAGCTTGAGCTTCCAACTGAGTTTTTAATAATCCTAATAAAGCGTAAAAACGAGTATCAAAAGCCAACTGGCTCAACAATCTTTGAAGAAAATGACCTGTTACTGATACAATGCGAAAATCAAGTGCTTTATCAAGATACGATTAAGTATTTGACTTATTAA
- a CDS encoding HAD family hydrolase produces MKVVIFDMDGTVIDSGEAIYKTVNEVRDELNLPPLEKEFIIKAINEPGRNLALEFYGIDTPSRSLKEGFEEKFKKFYDECATTYEGVKELLQKCKDAHYKVVLASNAPHDTLEKILKKNEIYELFDEVIGASKEIPQKPDPAMLHLAVSKTGADKAIFVGDSLKDELAAKNANIPYVQVCWGFGEESKTATYNAKNVSEAWEIILNF; encoded by the coding sequence TTGAAAGTAGTTATTTTTGATATGGATGGCACGGTGATAGATAGCGGCGAGGCGATATATAAAACGGTAAATGAAGTAAGAGATGAGCTAAATTTGCCACCACTTGAAAAAGAATTTATCATAAAAGCGATCAACGAGCCAGGCAGAAATTTAGCCCTTGAGTTTTACGGCATCGACACGCCAAGCAGGAGCTTAAAAGAGGGCTTTGAAGAGAAATTTAAGAAATTTTACGATGAGTGTGCGACTACATATGAGGGTGTAAAAGAGCTTTTGCAAAAGTGCAAAGATGCTCACTATAAGGTCGTTTTGGCAAGCAACGCACCGCACGATACGCTAGAGAAAATTTTAAAGAAAAATGAAATTTATGAGCTATTTGACGAGGTCATCGGCGCTAGCAAGGAGATACCGCAAAAGCCAGATCCTGCGATGCTTCACCTAGCTGTTAGTAAAACTGGAGCTGATAAGGCGATCTTTGTAGGAGATAGCCTAAAAGACGAGCTAGCGGCTAAAAATGCAAATATACCTTATGTGCAAGTTTGCTGGGGATTTGGCGAGGAGAGCAAAACTGCCACGTATAACGCCAAAAATGTTAGCGAGGCGTGGGAGATAATATTAAATTTTTAA
- a CDS encoding transformation system protein — MLDSIILAVLVYFATFLFMFFMLAFFTFWYISVPLLVIFFVIKFIRQAKECERIYGKLE, encoded by the coding sequence ATGCTTGATAGTATCATTCTTGCGGTCTTGGTATATTTTGCAACATTCTTATTTATGTTTTTTATGCTCGCCTTTTTTACTTTTTGGTATATAAGCGTGCCGCTACTTGTCATCTTTTTCGTTATAAAATTTATAAGGCAAGCAAAAGAGTGCGAGAGGATATATGGCAAGCTTGAGTAA
- a CDS encoding O-acetylhomoserine aminocarboxypropyltransferase/cysteine synthase family protein — MRQETAAIHVGYDTHEGFGTMAVPIFQSTAYDFGSAETAAARFDLKDGGHIYTRLGNPTTDIFEKRVAALEGGAAAIATASGQSALFYSIINLAQAGDNIIIAKKIYGGTTVLFTHTLKRFGIEARVFDSDTADDLESLIDDKTRAIFFETLSNPQISIPNIEKIVEIANKYGIISITDNTVPTPIIFQPLRHGVDVCVHSASKYMSGQGLSLAGVVISANHLNEKLKGNKRYEHFNVPDASYHDIVYADMTDRFDIYTLRMRLAIVRDIGAVISPFNSWQLIQGLETLTVRVERHSQNALKVAKFLNSHKHIKSVAYPGLADNVDHAKAQKYFKDGMANGLFCFETDSFERAKKMLERVKLFKIVVNIGDTKSLITHPASTTHQQLSSEELIKAGITKELIRVSIGLENAEDLIADLAQALE, encoded by the coding sequence ATGAGGCAAGAAACCGCTGCGATTCACGTAGGCTACGATACACATGAAGGCTTTGGCACGATGGCTGTGCCTATTTTTCAAAGCACAGCTTACGACTTTGGAAGCGCCGAGACTGCGGCTGCTAGGTTCGATCTAAAAGATGGCGGCCACATCTACACAAGACTTGGCAATCCAACGACAGATATCTTTGAAAAAAGGGTCGCCGCACTTGAGGGCGGAGCCGCTGCGATAGCGACTGCGAGCGGTCAATCAGCTTTGTTTTACAGCATCATAAATTTAGCCCAAGCAGGCGATAACATCATCATCGCCAAAAAAATTTATGGCGGCACGACAGTACTTTTTACGCACACACTAAAAAGATTTGGCATAGAGGCCAGAGTCTTTGACAGCGACACGGCTGATGATCTGGAGAGTTTGATAGATGATAAAACAAGGGCTATATTTTTTGAAACGCTCTCAAATCCACAAATTTCTATCCCAAATATCGAAAAAATCGTAGAAATCGCAAACAAATATGGCATTATCAGCATCACCGATAACACCGTGCCAACGCCTATCATCTTTCAGCCACTTCGCCACGGCGTCGATGTTTGCGTGCATAGCGCTAGCAAATATATGAGCGGTCAGGGTCTTAGCCTAGCAGGTGTGGTCATAAGTGCAAATCACCTAAACGAAAAGCTAAAAGGCAATAAGAGATATGAGCATTTTAATGTGCCAGATGCGAGCTATCACGACATCGTCTATGCTGATATGACAGATCGTTTTGACATCTACACACTAAGAATGAGGCTTGCTATCGTGCGCGATATCGGTGCTGTGATCTCTCCGTTTAACTCTTGGCAGCTCATACAAGGGCTTGAAACGCTTACTGTTAGGGTTGAGAGACACTCGCAAAACGCGCTAAAAGTGGCTAAATTTCTAAACTCTCACAAACATATAAAAAGCGTGGCTTATCCTGGACTTGCCGACAACGTAGATCACGCAAAGGCGCAAAAATACTTTAAAGACGGCATGGCAAATGGACTATTTTGCTTTGAGACTGATAGCTTTGAGCGCGCAAAAAAGATGCTAGAGCGCGTAAAACTCTTTAAGATCGTAGTAAATATCGGCGATACAAAGTCGCTCATCACGCATCCGGCTTCAACTACGCACCAACAGCTAAGCAGTGAAGAGCTAATCAAAGCTGGTATCACAAAAGAGCTGATAAGAGTTAGCATAGGCCTTGAAAACGCCGAGGATCTGATAGCTGATCTGGCTCAAGCCTTAGAATAA
- a CDS encoding polyprenyl synthetase family protein, giving the protein MDKIDEIMGKFISELGYKEAFEMFLKISSGKKLRSKLLLKIAGESEISLKLCAIIELIHLASLLHDDVIDEANMRRGKPSINALFGSKNSVMLGDILYSKAYFELTKFDPSIAAIISDAVSKLSIGEMMDVKMAENFNENEQEYLKMIYYKTAVLIEATSICGAKLAGKDSEKFGIYGKNLGLAFQIVDDILDITQDEKTLGKPALNDFVEGKTTLPYIYLYKSLDEAGKTKLRSLWSKKLNAGEISWLKENFDKTSSVSKAISEAKRLGTEAIEAIREYKNAELEGIIKSMIDREF; this is encoded by the coding sequence ATGGATAAAATCGATGAAATAATGGGTAAATTTATAAGCGAGCTTGGCTATAAAGAGGCGTTTGAGATGTTTTTAAAGATAAGCTCAGGCAAGAAGCTACGCTCAAAACTTCTCTTAAAGATCGCGGGCGAGAGCGAAATTTCACTTAAACTTTGCGCTATCATCGAGCTCATCCACCTTGCAAGTTTGCTTCACGACGACGTCATAGACGAGGCAAACATGAGACGCGGCAAACCAAGCATAAACGCACTTTTTGGCAGTAAAAACTCAGTCATGTTGGGCGACATCCTCTACTCAAAGGCTTATTTTGAGCTTACAAAATTTGATCCAAGCATCGCGGCTATCATCTCAGACGCAGTAAGCAAGCTAAGTATCGGTGAGATGATGGATGTAAAAATGGCTGAAAATTTTAATGAAAACGAGCAAGAATATTTAAAAATGATCTACTATAAAACAGCTGTTTTGATAGAAGCCACGTCTATTTGCGGAGCAAAGCTAGCTGGCAAAGATAGCGAGAAATTTGGAATTTATGGCAAAAATTTAGGTCTTGCGTTTCAGATCGTGGATGACATCTTAGACATAACTCAAGATGAGAAAACACTTGGCAAACCAGCGCTCAACGACTTTGTCGAAGGCAAAACTACACTTCCTTACATATATCTTTATAAGAGCTTAGACGAAGCTGGTAAGACAAAGCTTAGATCTCTTTGGTCAAAGAAGCTAAACGCGGGCGAAATTTCATGGCTAAAAGAAAATTTTGATAAAACTAGCTCGGTTAGCAAAGCTATAAGCGAGGCAAAAAGGCTTGGGACTGAAGCGATAGAAGCGATAAGAGAGTATAAAAACGCCGAGCTTGAAGGGATCATAAAAAGCATGATAGATAGGGAATTTTGA
- a CDS encoding Imm10 family immunity protein, which produces MFELKFKAKALTATKNSKDNYYMIGLADDKYDYKNYIIFQRPIKLKKDDDENADINGIYAECNGDVCYNACKRVKITDKTIIFEVQDSVISVDIEGVQLNERFMKYSKEIFGKLLKCSISK; this is translated from the coding sequence GTGTTTGAGCTAAAATTTAAAGCAAAAGCCCTAACCGCTACTAAAAATAGCAAAGACAACTACTATATGATCGGTCTTGCAGACGACAAATACGACTACAAAAACTACATAATCTTTCAAAGACCGATCAAGCTCAAAAAAGATGACGACGAAAACGCCGACATAAACGGCATATACGCAGAGTGCAACGGCGACGTTTGCTATAACGCTTGCAAAAGGGTGAAGATCACTGATAAAACTATTATTTTTGAGGTGCAAGATAGCGTTATTAGCGTTGATATAGAGGGTGTTCAACTTAATGAGCGCTTTATGAAATATAGCAAAGAGATATTTGGCAAACTGCTAAAATGTAGCATATCGAAGTAA
- the hemC gene encoding hydroxymethylbilane synthase, translated as MKEIKIATRKSILALWQSEHIKARIESKHNDIKVELIGMKTKGDVILDTPLAKIGGKGLFTKELEDSMLKGETDIAVHSLKDVPVVFPEGLRLAAICSREDTRDAMISEKFAKFGDLPHGARVGTTSLRRKMQLLIMRPDLEIISLRGNVQTRLRKLKEGEFDAIILAMAGINRLNIKAEVAHIYTFGFDEMIPAMGQGALGVEARDEKKILDEISFLNDENAVIETTIERDFVSVLEGGCQVPIGISARLKDDEISIDAIVGLPDGSEFIKDSLKVSKDKFQSVGKELAHKFIEKGAKELLKRAEEMA; from the coding sequence ATGAAAGAGATAAAAATAGCAACTAGAAAGAGTATCTTAGCGCTTTGGCAAAGCGAGCATATCAAAGCTAGAATAGAATCAAAACATAACGATATAAAAGTTGAGCTTATTGGTATGAAGACAAAGGGCGACGTGATCCTTGATACACCACTTGCGAAGATCGGCGGCAAAGGGCTTTTTACAAAAGAGCTTGAAGATAGCATGCTAAAAGGCGAGACTGACATCGCAGTGCATAGCCTAAAGGATGTGCCAGTAGTCTTTCCAGAAGGGCTTAGACTTGCAGCGATTTGCTCACGTGAGGATACTAGAGATGCGATGATAAGTGAGAAATTTGCTAAATTTGGCGATCTACCGCACGGCGCAAGGGTTGGTACAACGAGTCTACGCCGCAAGATGCAGCTACTTATCATGAGGCCTGATCTTGAGATTATCTCGCTTCGCGGAAACGTGCAAACTAGACTTAGAAAGCTAAAAGAGGGTGAATTCGACGCGATTATTTTGGCGATGGCTGGCATAAATCGCTTAAATATCAAGGCTGAAGTGGCGCACATCTACACATTTGGCTTTGACGAGATGATACCTGCGATGGGGCAGGGTGCTCTTGGGGTAGAGGCTAGAGATGAGAAGAAAATTTTAGATGAGATCTCTTTTTTAAACGACGAAAATGCGGTTATAGAAACGACCATAGAGCGTGATTTTGTAAGCGTTTTAGAAGGCGGCTGCCAGGTACCAATTGGTATAAGCGCAAGGCTAAAAGATGATGAAATTTCTATCGATGCGATCGTTGGTCTACCTGATGGAAGCGAGTTTATAAAAGATAGCTTAAAGGTCAGCAAAGATAAATTTCAAAGCGTTGGTAAGGAGCTAGCTCATAAATTTATAGAAAAAGGGGCAAAAGAGCTTTTAAAACGCGCTGAAGAGATGGCTTAG
- a CDS encoding proline--tRNA ligase gives MKFSKFYAPTTKEAPKDASLPSHQFLIRGGFVEQFGSGLYNYLPLGKIMHDKISRVVKEEMDEAGALEVSFSVVTSSELWKQSGRYNVFGKELLRFKDRKENDFVLSPTNEEAAVALVRGKVTSYKQLPLNLYQINTKFRDEARPRFGLLRGREFTMKDAYSFHSSKEDLKREFDLMEATYSKIFTRLGLNFRAVEADSGAIGGSGSKEFMVLASNGEDDILCCEACKYAANIEAARRKARTTDAEAPEADAAKFKTPDTKTIKGVAEFFKVSEFYCIKAVIKKAIYEDKEEVVVFFVRGDDELQETKAQNACKALELVDASEEEIIKAGLVAGFCGPVGLKDVKFYIDNELKGANNMICGANEKDYHFVGVSVSGFNEERFKDLVKVKEGDKCPECGGNLKLSKGIEVGHIFQLGDKYSAAMNATYLDENGKAKPFLMGCYGIGISRLIAVMIEASHDEKGCIWKKECAPFDVEIIISNLKDEEGVKFAFELYESLKKAGVSVIIDDRNERFGVKMNDFELIGFPFALLVGKEFANGKVEFITRDGLSKETIGANEAFKKIKEGL, from the coding sequence ATGAAATTTAGTAAATTTTACGCCCCAACGACCAAAGAAGCACCAAAAGATGCCTCTTTGCCAAGTCATCAGTTTTTGATTAGGGGTGGATTTGTCGAGCAATTTGGCTCCGGACTTTACAACTATCTGCCGCTTGGAAAGATTATGCACGATAAAATTTCACGTGTGGTAAAAGAGGAGATGGACGAGGCTGGAGCGCTAGAGGTGAGTTTTAGCGTGGTTACTTCAAGCGAGCTTTGGAAACAAAGTGGCCGCTACAACGTCTTTGGCAAGGAGCTTTTACGCTTTAAAGATAGAAAAGAAAATGACTTTGTGCTAAGCCCAACAAACGAAGAGGCAGCCGTTGCCTTGGTGCGTGGTAAGGTTACTAGCTATAAGCAGCTGCCATTAAATTTATATCAGATAAATACTAAATTTCGTGACGAGGCAAGACCACGCTTTGGCTTGCTAAGAGGTCGCGAATTTACGATGAAAGATGCTTACAGCTTCCACTCTAGCAAAGAGGATCTTAAGCGAGAGTTTGACCTTATGGAGGCAACTTATAGTAAAATTTTCACTCGTCTGGGGCTAAATTTTAGAGCCGTTGAAGCTGATAGTGGAGCTATCGGTGGTAGCGGCAGTAAAGAATTTATGGTGCTTGCAAGTAATGGCGAAGATGACATCCTTTGCTGTGAGGCTTGCAAATACGCTGCAAATATAGAGGCTGCTAGGAGAAAAGCTAGAACAACCGATGCTGAGGCACCAGAGGCTGACGCGGCTAAATTTAAAACGCCAGATACAAAGACTATAAAAGGTGTGGCTGAGTTTTTCAAAGTTAGCGAGTTTTACTGCATAAAAGCCGTTATAAAAAAAGCAATCTACGAGGACAAGGAAGAAGTTGTGGTCTTTTTTGTAAGGGGAGATGACGAGCTTCAAGAAACAAAGGCGCAAAATGCTTGCAAGGCGCTCGAGCTTGTCGATGCTAGCGAAGAAGAGATTATAAAAGCTGGGCTTGTGGCTGGATTTTGCGGACCAGTTGGGCTAAAAGATGTAAAATTTTACATAGACAACGAGCTAAAAGGCGCAAATAATATGATATGTGGTGCCAACGAAAAGGATTACCACTTTGTTGGCGTTAGCGTTAGCGGATTTAACGAAGAGAGATTTAAAGACCTTGTAAAGGTAAAAGAGGGCGATAAATGCCCAGAGTGTGGCGGAAATTTAAAACTTAGTAAGGGCATAGAAGTCGGTCATATCTTTCAACTAGGCGATAAATATTCAGCTGCGATGAATGCGACATATCTTGATGAAAACGGCAAGGCAAAGCCATTTTTGATGGGTTGCTATGGTATTGGTATCAGTAGGCTGATTGCCGTAATGATAGAGGCTAGCCACGACGAGAAGGGCTGCATCTGGAAAAAAGAGTGCGCGCCGTTTGACGTGGAGATCATCATTTCAAATTTAAAAGATGAAGAGGGCGTAAAATTTGCATTTGAGCTTTATGAGAGCCTTAAAAAAGCTGGCGTTAGTGTCATCATCGACGATAGAAACGAGAGATTTGGCGTTAAGATGAATGACTTTGAACTCATCGGCTTCCCTTTTGCGTTACTTGTGGGTAAAGAATTTGCAAATGGCAAGGTCGAGTTTATCACAAGAGATGGTTTAAGCAAAGAAACGATCGGCGCAAATGAAGCCTTTAAAAAGATAAAAGAAGGCTTATGA
- the hemA gene encoding glutamyl-tRNA reductase produces MHYLDISFTYKNTDISVREKLAFDSDEKKEQILKLLRSNKSINECMVLNTCNRVEIIASVSDLESATTHAFRCMSVFSGVFEDELYERADIYEDSGAVHHLFAVASSLDSLVVGETQIVGQLKNAFKFAYDSSACGEQISKIIHYACKCAAKVRNETQISKNPISVSSVAVAKAKEIFGTLEGKTAIVVGAGEMGELAAKHLISSGAEVIIINRSSERVEQLVDSLGDNASWDSILKLKEYVNSYDLIFSSTAAPQAIITGDIIEPREFHRYFFDIAVPRDIDLLNTELISVYTVDSLEEIVRKNLALREEQAQKAYSIVGQGTNEFLRILKDDLSVPLIKSIRKQAEICAKNELEKAIKKGYLKHSDYEEAQKLIHQVFKAFLHQPTMKLKGLADEERASELSNGVKFLFDIQDEQNFQAGDIDEI; encoded by the coding sequence ATGCACTATTTAGATATAAGTTTTACATATAAAAATACTGATATTTCAGTTAGAGAAAAGCTTGCATTTGATAGCGATGAGAAAAAAGAGCAAATTTTAAAACTACTAAGATCAAACAAAAGTATAAACGAATGTATGGTTTTAAACACATGCAACCGCGTCGAGATAATTGCAAGCGTTAGTGATCTAGAAAGCGCAACGACGCATGCGTTTAGATGCATGTCTGTATTTTCAGGTGTTTTTGAAGATGAGCTTTATGAGAGGGCTGATATTTATGAAGATAGCGGAGCCGTGCACCACCTCTTTGCCGTGGCAAGCTCGCTTGATAGCCTAGTCGTCGGCGAAACGCAGATCGTTGGTCAGCTAAAAAATGCTTTTAAATTTGCTTACGATAGCTCAGCTTGCGGCGAACAAATCAGTAAAATCATCCACTATGCATGTAAATGCGCTGCTAAAGTTAGAAACGAAACTCAAATTTCTAAAAACCCGATCTCTGTTTCAAGCGTAGCTGTGGCAAAAGCAAAAGAAATTTTTGGCACGCTTGAAGGAAAAACTGCTATCGTCGTAGGCGCTGGTGAGATGGGCGAGCTAGCAGCAAAACACCTCATATCAAGTGGCGCAGAAGTCATCATCATAAACAGAAGCTCCGAGCGTGTTGAGCAGCTAGTTGATAGCCTGGGTGATAACGCTAGTTGGGATAGCATTTTAAAATTAAAAGAGTATGTAAATAGCTATGATCTCATCTTTTCAAGCACTGCAGCCCCACAAGCCATCATCACAGGCGATATAATCGAGCCAAGAGAATTTCACAGATACTTTTTTGATATCGCTGTGCCAAGAGATATAGACCTTTTAAACACAGAGCTTATCAGCGTCTACACGGTCGATAGTCTAGAGGAGATCGTGCGTAAAAATTTAGCTCTAAGGGAAGAACAGGCACAAAAAGCCTACTCGATCGTTGGGCAAGGTACGAACGAGTTTTTAAGGATATTAAAAGATGATCTAAGTGTGCCTCTTATCAAATCGATCCGCAAACAAGCTGAAATTTGCGCTAAAAACGAGCTAGAAAAAGCGATAAAAAAAGGATATTTAAAGCATAGTGATTATGAAGAGGCACAAAAGCTCATTCATCAAGTTTTTAAAGCATTTTTGCACCAGCCAACGATGAAGCTAAAAGGGCTTGCGGATGAGGAGAGAGCGAGTGAGCTTTCAAATGGAGTTAAATTTTTATTTGACATACAAGATGAACAAAATTTTCAAGCAGGAGATATAGATGAAATTTAG
- a CDS encoding ArsS family sensor histidine kinase, with the protein MPRSSIFITITFIFALALVSIFLAFLWLMGFDKQNYTRELNNKYSNVARTNLFYMGGIINKTQYDRQLSNIDMPEIKDEKKKDEILKQATVLEEISSDLGSSAILLYDKHHYLRIEHLDELKLLMDKEFQPYRYEVIKAVFLVVAVILLGAYIFVIYKIKPLRKLKRQIVKFANGELDGVQNVGNGKDEISEVSEAFYEAVCQIKALNDSRHLFLRNIMHELKTPITKGLIAAQMIEKSKNQERLISVFHKLENLINELAAIEQITSKIGLSNKTPCFMRDLIDEAIDIAMVEKECVGVSELDEVRVLVDFKLFSVAIKNMIDNGIKYSTDKHVNIVVSKDHMKFITQGEKLKNDLDFYVQPFIKGEDTQKSFGLGLYIVSNILDAHGLKFRYEYKNGMNVFVFENLQDIIVT; encoded by the coding sequence ATGCCAAGATCGTCTATTTTTATAACCATAACTTTTATCTTTGCTCTTGCGCTCGTTTCGATATTTCTAGCTTTTTTATGGCTCATGGGCTTTGATAAGCAAAACTATACAAGAGAGCTAAATAACAAATACTCAAACGTTGCTAGGACAAATTTGTTTTATATGGGTGGCATCATAAATAAAACTCAGTACGACCGCCAGCTTTCAAATATCGATATGCCAGAGATCAAAGACGAGAAGAAAAAAGATGAAATTTTAAAACAAGCGACCGTTTTAGAAGAAATTTCAAGCGATCTAGGCTCAAGTGCTATTTTGCTTTATGATAAGCATCATTACTTAAGGATTGAGCATTTAGACGAGCTAAAGCTTTTAATGGATAAAGAATTTCAGCCTTACAGATACGAGGTAATAAAGGCTGTTTTTTTGGTGGTTGCGGTCATTTTGCTAGGTGCTTACATTTTTGTCATATATAAGATAAAACCACTTAGAAAGCTAAAGCGTCAGATCGTAAAATTTGCAAATGGTGAACTTGATGGCGTGCAAAATGTTGGCAACGGCAAGGATGAAATTTCTGAAGTTTCTGAAGCATTTTATGAGGCGGTTTGTCAGATCAAGGCGCTTAATGACTCGAGGCATCTTTTCTTAAGAAATATAATGCACGAGCTAAAAACTCCTATCACAAAAGGCCTAATAGCTGCTCAAATGATAGAAAAAAGTAAAAATCAAGAAAGGCTAATCTCTGTCTTTCACAAGCTTGAAAATTTGATAAACGAACTTGCGGCGATAGAACAAATAACATCAAAAATAGGACTTAGCAATAAAACGCCATGTTTTATGAGGGATCTCATCGATGAGGCAATCGATATAGCCATGGTAGAAAAAGAGTGTGTTGGTGTCAGTGAGCTTGATGAGGTTAGAGTATTGGTTGATTTTAAGTTATTTTCAGTTGCTATAAAAAACATGATAGACAATGGCATAAAATATTCAACTGATAAGCACGTAAATATCGTTGTTAGCAAGGATCATATGAAATTTATAACTCAAGGTGAGAAGCTAAAAAATGATCTTGACTTTTATGTCCAGCCATTTATCAAAGGAGAGGATACTCAAAAGAGTTTTGGACTAGGTTTATATATAGTTAGCAATATACTTGATGCTCATGGACTCAAATTTAGATACGAATACAAAAATGGAATGAATGTCTTTGTTTTTGAAAATTTACAAGATATAATAGTGACTTAA
- a CDS encoding FxsA family protein yields the protein MRFFAFLFFLIEAIFIYLFVDKFGFLNYFLEVLVSGFVGIALLLNAGFSSLNSPQVALKSFLGGNLFSQLGLSFGGMLLFLPGILTDIFGIAVVIFSLIFKKNVAKNESYQEFKFQNFSEQSAKKDDGEIIDVEVIEEPKRVN from the coding sequence ATGAGATTTTTCGCATTTTTATTTTTTTTGATAGAAGCGATATTTATCTATCTTTTTGTTGATAAATTTGGCTTTTTAAACTACTTTCTTGAGGTGCTAGTCTCTGGATTTGTGGGTATCGCACTTCTTTTAAATGCTGGATTTTCTAGCTTAAATTCGCCTCAAGTGGCGCTTAAAAGCTTTCTTGGCGGAAATTTATTTAGTCAGTTAGGGCTTAGCTTTGGCGGAATGCTTTTGTTTCTGCCAGGAATTTTAACAGATATTTTTGGTATAGCCGTAGTTATTTTTTCTTTGATATTTAAGAAAAATGTAGCAAAAAATGAGAGCTATCAGGAGTTTAAATTTCAAAATTTTAGCGAGCAGAGTGCTAAAAAAGATGATGGCGAGATCATAGACGTTGAGGTCATAGAAGAGCCAAAAAGAGTAAATTAG
- a CDS encoding DUF2018 family protein: protein MIDIFEGSARDKFYDILFNANAVLVKNEIDKIFEKFVAMSELCEKHGIGEDEIRNFMALEQDKVYNGVNDLYIELSGEILSQNE from the coding sequence ATGATAGATATATTTGAGGGCAGTGCGAGGGATAAATTTTATGACATTTTGTTTAACGCAAATGCCGTTTTAGTTAAAAACGAGATAGATAAAATTTTTGAGAAATTTGTGGCTATGAGCGAGCTTTGCGAAAAGCATGGCATTGGCGAAGATGAGATCAGAAATTTTATGGCCTTAGAGCAAGATAAAGTTTATAACGGAGTAAATGACCTATATATCGAGCTTAGCGGAGAAATTTTAAGCCAAAATGAGTAG